The Homo sapiens chromosome 16, GRCh38.p14 Primary Assembly genome includes the window CGGAGTCCAAaacaccactcccagccccagtGGACAGAGTCCTCAAGTGGCAGCCCTGCAACTCTGAGCGGATGCCGAGTCCTCACCGGGAACCCGGGCGCGGCTGGTCTGTGCTATTGGCGCGGGTAGGGGACGCACAGCCCAAAAATGCCCGCGACAAGCTTCTGGGGCAGTTCTCGCCAGTCTCTCTGGAGGGAGCCTACGGGTTCTGCGACGTTTCTCGCACTTGCTCCCTGGCCTCGCTCCCGTTTCCACCCCTCCCACGGAGGTTTTCCTTTCTGGTGGCTCCTTCCTTGGGTGTCCCTTTGGTACGCCCCCACCCTGGCGGTGAGCTGCGAGGCTGGCGCCCGCGTGGCCACTGCGCATGCGGACCCGGCCGCGGGGCGGGGCCGCGCGAGGAGGAGGGTCGGGGACGGAAGCGCAGAGCACGGACCCCGCCCCCTCGCGGCCCCGCTCGTGACGTCGCGGGGGGCGCCGGCCTCCGCCCGGCCCCGAGGGGTAAGAGCGAGCGGCTGGCGGATCCGACGCGCGAGACCGGGAGGGGACGAGGGCGTTGCAATCGTTCGGGGCGGGGGCTTTCCGGGGAGGGGGTGCTCAGGTGCACCAGCGGCGGCGGACCCTCAgactctgccctcccctccctttaACCCCCTTCCAGCCGGACGGGAGGCGGGGCAGGGCTGAGCATTTGTGACACCTACATTTCCGTGGCTCCCTTCTTTTCCCCCGACCCCTGTTTATCTCTTCGCCTTCCAGAAGTTCTTTTCCATCAGGCCGTCGCACCTTGCGTGGGAAGGAGCACCCCACTTGGAAGCAGGAGGCGGGGTTCAGATCTTGGCCCTACCCCTCCTGTGTTAAAGTCcgcgagcctcagtttccctcacaGTATTTTTTGCCTCGCCTTACCCGGTTTTGAGGATCTGTacgagaaagagaaaggaagtggacatttgttgaATTCCTGCATGGCCAAATACCACGCAGACTGCTTCATCCGCCACGTTTAATCCTTATTACTTGGTGTTCTCAGAACTCCCATTTCATGGATTCTTAAGCTCACAGAGTCAGTGAATAACAGAAAGGGATTCAGATCTAGCCGTTTAGCTGCACAGTGGAGTTCTTCTCCAGAGTCTTCCCTTGTCTGGGCTCTGGCTGGAACTATTCCTCAGCCAAATCCTCGCCCCAGAACAGTGCTTCCTGTTTCTCCAGCTGAGAAGTCTCCctttcagtttccttcttccAGCACGGAGTACACTGCTCTGCCTCCACTTAGATTACTTCAGAAATGAAATGCAGCAAATATTTATCCAGCAGTGCAGGGAGTTGAACTTTTGGAGTCGGGAACCTTGGATTCttgttctggctctgccacttactgtgtggccttgggaagtCCTTTGTCTTCTctgagctttcttttctctttgcgTAAAAGCGGTGCTCTTGTCCCattctccctccctgtcttccaGCAGGCTCTCCCCGGAGGCTCAGCCCCCTCTGCTCCCCATGGGCAACTGCCAGGCAGGGCACAACCTGCACCTGTGTCTGGCCCACCACCCACCTCTGGTCTGTGCCACTTTGATCCTGCTGCTCCTTGGCCTCTCTGGCCTGGGCCTTGGCAGCTTCCTCCTCACCCACAGGACTGGCCTGCGCAGCCCTGACATCCCCCAGGTAAGTTCCCCACCCCCGTACCCGCTCTTCCTTCCAACCTAGACAGGCTTTTGCTGCTAATCTCATCTCACCCGTCTTCTTTTGCTCACAGGACTGGGTCTCTTTTTTGAGATCTTTTGGCCAGCTGACCCTGTGTCCCAGGAATGGGACAGTCACAGGGAAGTGGCGAGGGTCTCACGTCGTGGGCTTGCTGACCACCTTGAACTTCGGAGACGGTCCAGACAGGAACAAGACCCGGACATTCCAGGCCACAGTCCTGGGAAGTCAGATGGGATTGAAAGGTGAGatcagaggctgggtgtggtggctcacgcctgtaatcccaacactttgggaggctaaggtaggtggatcatttgaggtcaggagttcaagaccagcctggccaacatgatgaaacaccatctctactaaaaatacaaaaattagccaggcatggtggcaggcgcctctaatcccaactactcgggaggctgaggaaggagaatcgcttgaacccaggagatggaggttgcagtgaaccgagatcgcaccattgcactccagcctgggtgacagagcaagactctgtctcaaaaaaaaaaaaaaaaaaaatcaggtgcggtggctcatgcctgtaatcccagcactttgggagtccgagaagggcagatcacgaggttaggagttcgagaccagcctggccaacatggtgaaaccccgtctctactagaaatacaaaaattaacctggtggTCTGGTTGCGGTGGCCCACAgcggtaatcccagcagtttgggaggccgaggcgggcagatcatgaggtcaggagtttgagtccagcctgaccaacatggtgaaaccccatctctactaaaaatacaaaaattagccgggcatggttgcacgtgcctgtaatcccagctactcaggaggctgaggcaggagaatcacttgaagccaggaggcggaggttgcagtgagccgagatcgtaccactgcactccatcctgggcaacagagcaaaactcggtctcaaaaaaaaaaattagccaggcttggtggtgcaagcctgtagttccagctacttgggaggctgaggcaggagaattgcttgaacccgggaggtggaggttgcagtgagccaagatcgtgccactgtactccagcctgggagacagagcaagactccgtctcaaacaaacaaacaaacaaaaatacaaaaagtagccaggtgtggtggcaggtgcctgtagtcccagctacttgggaggctgaggcaggagaatcgcttgaacctgggaggcggaggttgcaataagcagagatcacaccactgcactctagcctgggcaacagagactctgtcccGCCCCGCGCCCCCCCCACCACCCtgcgccaaaaaaaaaaaagtaaggtgaGATCACAGAGGACTGTGGGGTCGGGTATCAGAACACTCAGGGCTGGGCCCTGCCTCTGACCTCACCAATGATGACCTTGGGCACATCCCTGGACTTTAGTCACTTCTGTGATTAGGGCTTTCAGTGAACATGCTGCCGACAGGGTAGGTTTTCTATGAATGCTTTCTTCCTCTGCCAGTTCTGATGTTCTTTGAGTCTATCCTTGGAGGTAGGATGAAATGGGCTAGGTTTGACCTAATGTTTTCTCATCCTTTAGCCACCTCCTCCTAGAGGCCCCTTTTTCCTTAGCATAGTTCTGTATGCcacaaaagatgcagaaaaaaattagacaCCATCAATTTCCAAAGAGCTATAGTCTTCTGGGAAAATGACAAGCGATAGGGAGAATGTGAAAATGTCAGTGGATGCCAATAATCCCTGTGTGACATTTGGCCTTATCTAAAATATGCTAAGATAAAGAGGGATGGAAGAGGGTGGTATTTTCTGACTTCTGAGGTCCTTTACAACACTATCATTCTAAGATTCTCCTGTGAGTATATATGTGTCGGGGGAGTGGGTCTCTGCATGTCCAGATGTACATGTATGTTAACAAAAATAAGGAATGTGTCCGATATATGCAGACTTGGGACAattctttcccattctttttacttttaaatagatatataatagttttattgagatatgattcatgtaccatacaattcacccattgaAAGTGTACAGTtagggccggatgtggtggctcatgcctgtaatcccagcactttgggaggccaaggcaggcagattgcttgagcgcaggtgttcgagaccagcctggacaaaatggcaagactctgtctctactaaaaatacaaaaaaaaaaaaaaaaaaaagccaggcgtggtggtgcacacctgtggtcccagctacttgggaggctaaggtgggaggattgcttatccctgggaggcagggcttgcagtaaacattctcctgcctcagcctcctgagtagctgggattacaggtgctcgccatcACGCTCACCTAATTCCCGCCCCCCAGCccaaggagtcttgctctgtcacccagactggagggcagtgatgcgatctcagctcactgaacctctgcctcccagtttcaggagattctcctgcctcagtctcccaagtagctgggattacaggcatgtggcaccatgcccagctaatttttgtatttttagtagagatggggtttcaccatgttggccaggctggtcttgaactcctgacctcatgatccgcccgccttggcctcccaaagtgctgggattacaggtgtgagccactgcgcctggccaatttttgtattttttatagagatgtggtctcactatgttgcccaggctagtttcaaactactgggctcaagtgatcctcctgcctcacctcccaaagtgctgggattacaggcatgagctaccgggTCTGGCGTATTACccaattgttttatttactttctcttgATTGCTAGTAAGGTTGAGCCTCTTATGGTTTATTGTCTGTATTCATGTTGCCTGTGAATTAcctgtttgtttcctttgttcctttttcttttaagttatttgtctttttcttcttgatttgtaGGTCTTTATTCTAGATAGTAAACcttttgtcatttaaatatattataggtATTTTCAATATGTTACTTGTTTTTTTAACTTATCTTTCATTGCATAGAagtctttaatttttatgagGTTAGGTTTATCACTCTTGTCCTTTATTAAAACTTTTAGGTTTTGTGTCTTTCATAGGAAGcccttcctcattttaaaattagaaaatattctggccaggcgtggtggctcattcctataatcccagcctttggaaggctgaggcaggtggatcacctgaggtcaggagttcaagactggcctggccaacatgatgaaaccccgtctctactaaaaatacaaaaaattagccaggcatggtcgtgggcacctgtaatcccagctactcacaaggctgaggcaggagaattgcttaaacctaggaggtggaggttgcagtgagctgagattgcaccactgcactccagcctgggcaacaagagtgaaactctgtctcaaaaataataaaataaaataaaataaaataaaatattctgtattttctttaaatacttaagtttttttttagtttgtataGTTCTTTAATACATCTGAACTTTATTTTATAAGATAACAGTTTGACgctatgtttttttctacatGGAAATTTTCCCAAGGCCATTTACTGAGGCCATCCTTTCCCCACTAATTTAAAATAGGGTGAGAACCTTTTAATGGATTTTGGTACCaagtgagaaactgctttcttaaaaagaatgaactagtTTATGCAAACTGACATGGGCAATGTGTATCTGCccatttcactgcagccttgcgAGTATTAGTATGGTTGTTGTATTGATTGTAATTTAAGTTAATTTAAATTACAACTTAATTTGTGTTTATATTGATAcaaagttattttcatttctcagtgATATAAATAATGGTATATGGAATACTTTATTGAATAGAATCAATGCCAAAACACCTGGTATTATAGAAAGCCTTAAAAAATGACTAggggcaggcgtggtggttcatgcctggaatcccaacattttgggaggtcagggtagcaggatggcttgagcccaggagtttgagtccagcccgggcaatacagtgataccctgtctctacaaaaaaatttttttaaattagccaggtaggtggcacacacttgtagccctgcctactcaggagactgaggtgggaggatcacttgagcctaggaggttgaggctcccgtgagctgggatcgtgccactgcactccaacctgcacgacaaagtgagaccccatctcaaaaaaataaagaaagaaagaaaatacaagaaaagggccgggcacggtggctcacgcctgtaatcccagcactttgggaggccaaggcgggcggatcacgaggtcaggagatcaagaccatcctggctaccacagtgaaaccccgtctctactaaaaatacaaaaaattagctgggcctggtggtgggcacctgtagtcccagctactcgggagactgaggcaggagaatggtgtgaacccgggaggcggagcttgcagtgagccgagattgcgccactgcactccagcctgggtgatagagcgagactccgcctcaaaaaaaaaaaaagaaaatacaagaaaagaagCGTGAAGACAGAGGCTCCCGCGTCACctctcattttcttccattttctcttctgtgcCTTTCACAGGATCTTCTGCAGGACAACTGGTCCTTATCACAGCCAGGGTGACCACAGAAAGGACTGCAGGAACCTGCCTATATTTTAGTGCTGTTCCAGGAATCCTACCCTCCAGCCAGCCACCCATATCCTGCTCAGAGGAGGGGGCTGGAAATGCCACCCTGAGCCCTAGAATGGGTGAGGAATGTGTTAGTGTCTGGAGCCATGAAGGCCTTGTGCTGACCAAGCTGCTCACCTCGGTAAGAGCCTCAGATGGGTCGCCAGGGTTTTGTAGACTGCCTGCTGACTACTGTATCTTGAAGGTCCCTGGAAACAATTCTACCTTGTAGAAAAAGCACAGGTTTTATAACCCTGCCTTGGGGGCTGTGTGACGTAGAACAAGTGTCTAAACATCTCTGAGTGTCagcatcctcatctgtaaaacagaaaacatgaCCCTATCTCTTAATTCCATcaaataaggattaaatgagaatgaCCGTGAAGTGCCCAGCACATTGCCTGGGACATAGAGATTTGATAAGTGACAGCTATTGTTGTTTACTATTGTCTTTAAAACATTCTCTCTACTTCAAAGGAGTTCAGAAGCTATAATAAGAGGCAAATGGGCTAATTGCTATTAGAGAGATGTGAGCAAAGTGTTATGCAAACACAGAGAAAGGAGCCATTAACCCTAACTTGAACATTTATGGAGAGTGCATCACAGAGAAGGTGGCATTTACCAGAGAGCATTGTGCACAGTGGTTTATAATGCACAAAGTGCTCTCAGGgttcattaattcatttgatcTTAAAATAGCCTTTTGAGGTAGgtgttattatcccattttacagatgaggaaacaggtttaGAGAAAGGGAGTGAATTGCTGCAGGCCACACAACTggttaagtggcagagccagggttgCAACCCACACCTTCTGTCAAGTCAGAATGATCCTTGAAGAATGAGGAAGATTTGGACAGGGACTGCAGTAGAGGAGGTTCAGGAGAGGGGGAGGTACACTCCAGGCAAAGGCACCAGCATGCGCACAGGCCTAGAGATTGAAAAGTGTTCAGCCAGgtgtcacatctgtaatcccagcactttggaaggccgaagcaaGGAgaatgcctgaggccaggagttccagaccagcctggagaacatagcaagacctcgtttctttttcgcttttttttttttttttttttttgagacggagtctcactctgttacccaggctggggtgcagtggcacaatctcggctcactgcaagctccacctcacaggttcatgccattctcctgcctcaggctcccgagtagctgggactacaggcgcctgccaccatgcccggctaatttttgtatttttagtagagacagggtttcaccttgttagccaggatgatctcaatctcctgacctcgtgatccacccacctcagcctcccaaagtgctgggattacaggtgtgagccactgcgcctggcgaccccatttcttaaaaaaaacatttttttttttaattagcagggtgtggtggtacacacctatagtcccagctactcaggaggctgaggtgggaggatcctttgatcccaggagtttgaggctgcagtgagccatgattgtgccactgcactccagcctggttgccagagtgagaccctgtctcaagaaggaaaaaaaaagaaagtgttcagCCTTTGGGAGCACTCCATGTTGAGAGGCttaggaaggagaaaaggcaagAGAGACCACAGGGATTTGATGGAGAGGCTCTGTGAATGCAGGATAGAGGGCTATGACCTGATGCTGAAGGCCGTGGGGGCCACTGAGGAGTTTTAAGGAGGAGAGAGATGTGCTTCCCTGGTGCTGGGTGGAGAATGGCTGAGTGGAGGAGGGCCATCAGTCAGGAGGCTGCTGCACACTCCACTCTCACATTTGAAAATACCCCatgaggcacggtggctcacgcctgtaatcccagcactttgggaggccaaggccggtggatcacttgaggtcaggaccagcctggccaacatggtgaaaccccatctctactaaaaatttaaaaattagctggatgttgtggcgggcgtctgtgatcccagctactcaggaggctgaggcaggagaatctctggaacctgggaggcagaggttgtagtgagctgagatcatgccactgcactccagcctgggcaacagagtgagactccgtctcaaataaagaaaaaaagaaaagaccccaTGAGGAGCACAACCTGGGACTTGGAATCAGAGATCTGGTTTCCAGATCTAGCACtgcttgcactttttttttttttttttttgagatggagtcttgctctatcgcccaggcgggagtgcagtggcgcaatctcagcttactgcaagctccgcctcccaggttcacgccattctcctgcctcagcctcccaagtagctgggactacaggcgcccgccaccatgcccggctaagtttttgtatttttagtagagatggggtttcactgtgttagccaggatggtctcaatctcctgacctcgtgatccacccacctcggcctctcaaagtgctgggattacaggtgtgagccaccgcacccagccacttaTACATCTTTAAACTGTGGATCATAATGAAGTTTCCTATCTCATGGAGTTATGATGGGGTTTCAGGTTGATAATTGGGCAAGAAAGTAGTTTTTAAACCATCAAGACAAATgttcgagcctgggcaacatggtgaaaccccatctctacaaaaaaacacacaaaaaattagctgggcgtggtggcacacacctgtggtcccagctactcaggaggctgaggtgggaagatcgctggagcccaggaggcggaggttgcagtgagccgagattgcactactgcactccagcctgagttacagagtgagaccctgcctcaaaaagaaaaaaaaaaaaaagggccaggcgcggtgtttcacgcctgtaatcccagcactttgggaggccgaggtgggcggatcatgaggtcaggagatcaagaccatcctggctaacacggtgaaaccccgtctctactaaaaatacaaaaaatgagccaggcgtggtggcgggcacctgtagtcccagctacttgggaggctgaggcaggagaatggcgtgaacccaggaggcggagcttgcagtgagctgagatcgcgccactgcactctagcctgggcgacagagcaagactccatctcaaaaaaaaaaaaaaaagacaaatgtcagcttatatgaaaataacattttccctTCAGTTGCTCCCTAGATGTGGAGAGCCCTCTCCCTCATGGAGGCTCCTTCTATAGCCCTTGGACTGGATTAacatgtcctcctcctcctctccctgtaCCCCTCCCTAGGAGGAGCTGGCTCTGTGTGGCTCCAGGCTGCTGGTCTTGGGCTCCTTCCTGCTTCTCTTCTGTGGCCTTCTCTGCTGTGTCACTGCTATGTGCTTCCACCCGCGCCGGGAGTCCCACTGGTCTAGAACCCGGCTCTGAGGGCACTGGCCTAGTTCCCGACTTGTTTCTCAGGTGAGGTTCTTTGCTCCAGTCCTGCGGGAGCagggaatggggtgggggtgggggttgtaACCGGGGTAGAGCAGATCCTTGGACTTTTCCTCAAAGACTGCTGCTTCTGAGTCCCCGAGAACCTCTTCAACCACAGCTCTCCCTTAGGGACTGGGAACAATTTGACACCGTCAGCattcaatatttttctaattactttaacttttttattataaaatagttaaCACTTATGTAGAAAAGTCCAATAGTATAAAAGGACAGCTTGGCAAATTATTATAAAGTGGATACTTATAAATACCACTGAGTAGAATATTACCAGCTGTCCAGAAACCCCCCATGGTCCCTTCCTTCCTGACAATGCCCTCTCTCTCCCTAGAAATTACTGTCCTGCTTTATAATGTATTGCCATGTATGTATTCCTAAATAATATAGTttggttttacttatttttgaaacTATGTAGACAGAATCATACACATTCTTTTGTGGCTGACTTCTTTCAAGCAACATTGTGATTTTAAGACTCATAACTAGTTCACATCCAAGCATTTGGGTAACAATGGTGAGTTAAGAGGGTTCACATTTGATGATTTGTCCTGAATATGAACCATGTTTGTCTTGCTTTTGTCCTGAAATTCCAATACCCAGTTTTATGATggaaattttgtaaaattcaaCTTGAACCGCTCAGAAGAGTCTAACTGATGATACTCATTTACTGGGGACATAGTATGTGCCCAAGAACTTGACATGCACCTTCTGTCTTCCATTTAGTCATCGTTACCTTTAGAAAAAGCTGATTCCGTTAACAAGATCTTTGGAGGGAATCAGCTTCACAAACGTAGCAGTGGGTGGGGGTCATGTTGGTTAACCAGTTCACACATCAGCtcactaaaggaaaaaatatttctgcaaaaaatcTTCACTTGTCAGAGGGGGGTGCATGAAATTTGAGAGCCATGTGTTATGCATCCAGCTCTTGAACTGGTCTCAGCTTCAGCTGGCTGCAGTGCCCTAGGAAGTTACTATGGGAAAAGTGGAAATAGTTGAGGCCCAGGGAACTGATCAGGCCAGAGGAAGTGGAAGCTCAAGATCAACTGTGCTTATTTTGCTGATGGCTGGGCCTAAATGCCCCAACCACCTACTTGGGACAGGAAATGACAGGACCCTCTCAACCTTGGACTGGGAAAGGAGGGCTTCCTGGCCCCTGACAGACCCTGGGGTCCTGAGGCTACCTTAGTTGGGATTAAATGCCCGTATTGGTCTCTAGCTGTCACTCCCTCTGCTCCTTCCTCAATTTCTGCACACATCTCAGAGCTTCCTCTAGCAGCTCTTCGacctgttttgttgttttattttctttctccccagGTGTGAATCAACTTCTTGGGCCTTGGCTCTGAGTTGGAAAAGGTTTTAGAAAAAGTGAAGAGCTGGAATGTGggggaaaataaaaagcttttttgcCCAGTGGCGTGTATGGTGTTTATTGGGGGTTGGATTGAGGTGGGGATTTTAGGGTAGGCAGGCTTAGAAGTTTTGGGGGACTCTTTCCTGTTGACTCTCTAGTTTGGACACAGGTTGGCATAGGGCATAGGTTACTTGAGCTCTCCCCATGGTTGACTTGGCTTTGGTAAACACCTGTCTTGTTTTCTTCTACGAAATAAAATGGATAATTACAGTTAGTTGGGCGGGTGGG containing:
- the TMEM219 gene encoding insulin-like growth factor-binding protein 3 receptor isoform 1 precursor (isoform 1 precursor is encoded by transcript variant 3), which translates into the protein MGNCQAGHNLHLCLAHHPPLVCATLILLLLGLSGLGLGSFLLTHRTGLRSPDIPQDWVSFLRSFGQLTLCPRNGTVTGKWRGSHVVGLLTTLNFGDGPDRNKTRTFQATVLGSQMGLKGSSAGQLVLITARVTTERTAGTCLYFSAVPGILPSSQPPISCSEEGAGNATLSPRMGEECVSVWSHEGLVLTKLLTSEELALCGSRLLVLGSFLLLFCGLLCCVTAMCFHPRRESHWSRTRL
- the TMEM219 gene encoding insulin-like growth factor-binding protein 3 receptor isoform 3 precursor (isoform 3 precursor is encoded by transcript variant 5) translates to MGNCQAGHNLHLCLAHHPPLVCATLILLLLGLSGLGLGSFLLTHRTGLRSPDIPQDWVSFLRSFGQLTLCPRNGTVTGKWRGSHVVGLLTTLNFGDGPDRNKTRTFQATVLGSQMGLKGSSAGQLVLITARVTTERTAGTCLYFSAVPGILPSSQPPISCSEEGAGNATLSPRMGEECVSVWSHEGLVLTKLLTSV
- the TMEM219 gene encoding insulin-like growth factor-binding protein 3 receptor isoform 2 precursor (isoform 2 precursor is encoded by transcript variant 4); translation: MGNCQAGHNLHLCLAHHPPLVCATLILLLLGLSGLGLGSFLLTHRTGLRSPDIPQDWVSFLRSFGQLTLCPRNGTVTGKWRGSHVVGLLTTLNFGDGPDRNKTRTFQATVLGSQMGLKGSSAGQLVLITARVTTERTAGTCLYFSAVPGILPSSQPPISCSEEGAGNATLSPRMGEECVSVWSHEGLVLTKLLTSELALCGSRLLVLGSFLLLFCGLLCCVTAMCFHPRRESHWSRTRL